In Pyrus communis chromosome 11, drPyrComm1.1, whole genome shotgun sequence, the sequence TTAATTTCATGAATCAATTAGggatcaaataaaaaacaatgtaATGAAGATACATTTGTAAAACTATCACCAGAAACTGTAAAGTTAAAGTTGAAATCGTATACTTGAAAATAGTAGATAATCAAAAGCAAATCTTATCAAAAATGGCTAAAAATCTAATAGACTCATTGGACAGCCATGCAACagaaaacaaatcaaataagATAATGTAAAGCAAAAGAAGAGAGGGCAAACTAAGATCAAAATGCAGACCTTATCTACGGGGGCCATGCTTGTTATGGTTTCCTCAGTAAGGCTACCATTTGAATCCTTCCTAGCTTCCCCATCAAGTAGAGTAAGCTGCTTCTGCAGATCCAATATATACTCTGCCTACaatacacattaaaaaaatgggGCAAGTTATAGAAAATTCCTGTTACTGAAATACATTTCATACCAAACGAAAACATTAATTCAACGGGCACAAGCATCATCTAGCACAAAGTATTTCTTACGCTTCAACTACTTGGGCGCACATTGTAAAGCTTTTGCAGAATACTATGTTATTACGAGCTGATAATGATAAAAGAGAAGAATACGGAAAACAATACTTCCAACTTACTTGAGCTTCATTTGTACTACGTGTGACATGGGCAATGAGGCATTCAGCATGGAAGGCATGTCCACATGGAAACACATAGAATGGAGCCATTTGGCCTACGGATGCATAGCCTCTAGCCAACTGATACTCCCTACCCACAGTTAAAATCTTACGCCGACAAACCtgataaaagaacaaaaagaaaagcaagtattggaaaaagaaatgaaagtATGAGCAAATCCAATTTAACTTACAACTATAACATCAGCAATACCCCGCATTCTTCATCACGATCAATCACAGCATATCTTTGAGCAAGTGCACTAATGTCATTTCTAATGTTATCGGCACCATGTGTCGCATCATTCATCTCTTGCTTCAGTTCTTCAATTTGATTGTTGTAATCCTCTAATGATGAGCAAATTGCCTCCTACATACATACAGATTAAGTTCAAAATCCAACGTGCTGAAAATTAATAGTTCCAACAGCACCACACAAGTAAATATTCTGAAAACCACTTCATAATGGAAATCTAATATATAAACAACCACTATAGCAATTGATAAAGAGGCAACCTAAAGGGGAAACAAATGAAGCTATATAATCATATTCACTGTAACCAGAACACAATAAAACATGTTTCCATGCATGCAAATAAATTCACAAATGTAAAGTggccaacaaaaacaaaaacggaGAAAATCACTTCTGGCGGATAAGAAGAAAGCTTGAAACTTCGCAAAAGACTTGAATCATTATAAACAGTACAAACCATGACAAAGCAGAAGGGTACGATAATTCTACCTTGAAGTCATCAATGAGGGCAAAGTCTGGAAAGAATGGTAATATATCCTCTATCTTTAAAAGGCCATCGGTTTCTTTAAGAAATGCTATTGCCTTCCGAATGTTCTCCCTTTTAGCTCCCTTTTCCTGTTCTATAACATGCTTCGCAACCATAAGCCAAAGCTTCTTTCTCAGGTCCTCATCATCTTCAACCTTGTCAGCCTCAGCCATAGCAAGCTCAGGATCAACCTTAAGGCACCAAAAGAACAAGTTATGAAACAATAGGataaaaaccatttaaacatactggagcaaaaataaaattacaaaaccatAAAAGAATTATGTAACAATTAGATTTTTCCTGGGTTCCACTGGAGAAGAGAATATTAGGTGGAGGTGATTGTTTCTATTCCCATTGAGTTGGAGAAACAAGATACACAGAATTTATTACTACCACAACATTCAGATAACCTCAATCTCTATCTCAATGGCAGCATATGTTGTAAAGGTAGTtctaacaaatatataaacCAGAGAGGACCCTTGGTATCCAAAAACGAGAATATCATGTAAATtgaaatccttttcctacaaGTAAAACAATATATAGATTGGGGCAATAATAGTTGAATCACAAAAGCATAGCCTCAAACTATACCTGCAGGGCAAGAGCAACTGCTTCTTCATGCATGGACATCATACTATATATATGAACACAGGCACGCATTCGCTTTTCCTTGAGGCAAAGGCGTAAAGCATACTTGGGATCATAGAAGAACTCAGGGCCAATTTCCCGTCCTTTTCCGAACTTGAATTGAAGGAAACGCAAAAGTGCACTGTCGTCTTCCTGTAAATTATTGTGAAAGCAATGAAACGCATTCATATATAGATATGGCTATAAGGCAAAGAAATTATCTTATACATATAATTCATCTAAAATAAACCAAGGGGAAAGTAAGAGATATGGCTATAAGCCTACAATTCACTTTTAAACTCAGGATGtggtttttctgcaaatttcaagctacaaaatatttttccttctttcaagTTGTGGAAACAGCCTCCTTGCTTTGCAAGGGTAAGGTTGCGTACAATAGACGTTGCGAACCCCCCAACCCTCGCAAAGCGGGGAGCCTTGTAGGCACAAGTGAGTTAAGAAATGGGGACATCACAGTTTTTAAAAGatgtatataataattaataatgtatgtatgtatgtatagacACCTGTAAACCAAGATCATATTAAAATCATATCAAATTCTTCAAGAAATCAACCTGTTTGGCATATAGCGATAATAGCAAGTTGTGAACACCAGGATCCTCATTATGCAAACGATGAACACAGTATTCCAAATATTTGATGACTTCGTGTGTTTCATTTCTGCatgtgatataaaataaataagtagCAGTAAGAAAGAAGAGTAAAGCTTCAAAGTTTAAATGCATCATTAACTAACACACAGGACATAGAAATCCCGAGTTCTATAGAAACTGTAAATTAAAACTACTATCAACGAAAACTTTGTGCCTGAATGAAATAGACGATGCTTCAGTGACCAAAGAATAAAATACACCATGGGAACCTAACATGTCATGCGAGAGGAGGGGTACATGTATACAAAGAAGTCATTGCAATACACTACTTCTCACAATGAATTCGAAATTTCAAGTTTTATGTctaaaatcaacaaataaaatatagtGGATACATGCTTTTTTTGTGTTAAGGGAAATTGATTAGTATCTAAAAAGCCTTATCCAGATCTTCAATTCATAATTGCAATTTCTAGTCCAGTATATACATGAGATAATACCTTGCATGTGGTTCACTTGAATAACGCATCATTGCAGGAATGAGTTTCCTTGGATTGAGGTTGTTTGTAGTCATCCATGACTCCACAGCTTCATATGCATCAAGCATGATTAGGTCTGGTGCAAACTTGTACTGCAAGTGAAGAATTGCataatttgataaaataaaacacatacatactaataatattataatacataAACACTTGAGAACATGTGGAACCTGTtcgggaaaattttcaaataccaAACCAGAGAACATAACCCATACCTGAAGATCTATAGGAACAGTAGGTTTTTGGagcacctccaatgctttcttTGCCTCTCCTTGCTAATGTGCATTCAGTCAATGTAAATCAAGCATGACTAGAAGgacatttaaaaaaagaaaaaaaaaaaagaaaccatgGGAGTAGCAAAACAGGTGATAATGACAAGAATTTGAAACCAGATAAGAAATAAATCAGAAGCACAAAGCACCTGAATATAATGGTGGACTACAATTTCATACTGTTCCTTCAGACTAGCAAAAAAAACCAATTCTTCGACTCGGCCATAACTGCAGCATGTAGCCAGAGGATCCTTCGTTTTATTATTCTTTCAACTGTAAAATAATCTAAAGAGAAAGACCCACCAAGTACCTAATGGCACAGATCTTTCACAATAATCTAATTGTAGAtgataatatttaaaaatgacATTTTCTTCTACTGATACATTTAAACAACATGATATTAGCATATGGGATTCCACAGCTGTATAAGAATTTGAAAAGAATGGTGCGAGATGAACAATTCAAAGCAAATTCAATGACAATTACCTTTCTAAAAGTCTCATGGTAGTTGCCTCATCCAAAACATCCTTGGAGTCACTAAGAAATGCACGAAACTCTTTAATGATCAAGTGGTATTCTGAAGTACGATTATCCACTGCAGTATCATCTTCCAATAGTAGACGATTTATCTACAATGAAAAACAACATATTAGTGATGGCTTTGTAAATTCAAGGAAAGGAAACTTTCAACGTCTACATTATTCTATTTTAAGAGTGCATAAACTGACGACGGAGTCAAAAGGAAGATGTTCTCAGATTTTGTCCTAAGTAGAATGCATCGTCATTAATTATCGTTCTTGCCCTTTGATATGcgttaagaaaaaagaatgcaaCATTTACAAGCTATCTAGTATAAAGCAGGAGAGGTAAGGAAAAAAAAGCTAGTTCTTTATCCAAGAGCTAAGTAAGACCTTATCCAAGTACAGTTCAGTTGCCCACGTCGAAATCATTGTTACTTGGCATTTGTCATCCACTGCAAGGCTATCAAGTTTCCGCAATagaaaggttcttaaagcatcCTGCAAGCATgccaagtaaaataaaaaatccataaaGAGTTTAAttccaaataaaaaacacagACAGTGCAAGGAACATTTAGCAAGTACCTGTTCATTTACAGTGATAAACTTCAAAGTGATCTCCTCGAATGACAATATGTAATTAATCTGCAAGAAAATCCCATAATTTAATAAATGAGCTGTAACAAGTTATAATAACtagaaataaatcaaaacaatcatAGAGAAGCGGCAGGAAAATCATTGTTATTATGCTTCTACCAAATTAAATCACTAATTCAGTTACTCTCAGCATCCATCAAATATGAGACTTGGATGATCAGAGTGTGATAGAATGGAAAGGGCAACCAATTTCAATTTAACGATATTAGTAATATAGCTGTTCACTGAAAAGATATTAATTGGTAATTTCTTAGATATTGCCTTACAATATGAGAAACATCAAGACAAAAACAATGTGTACCTTATAGTTTAATAGCTACCACACAATATCTCAGTAAGTGAAGCATATTCCTAAATGTCATCAATGTGACTGCACAATTAGAAGTACTGAGTCTACTGACACGTTCAACTCTAGTATAAAtataaccaaaaccaaaaaatcgAGGCATTAAGATTAGAAAATAATCATATTATCATTAATAAACAACAAATGGCCTGCTGCACCTATAGGCAATATTGCAATAAATATATGGGAAAACAGATCAAGGAAATAGAGAATTCACTTTTGCATAGAATGATGATGCTCTAAGATAATCCTTGGCAGCAAATGCAGCTTCAGCctgcaaatcaaattacttCGTTACTGACTACCCAGGTAAATACAAGACtgagaagaaaaatatacaaCACAGCAATGCAATAATcttcacaatttttttaattaagtgcCATGGTGAGAATAAATTACAATAAGTGACAATGAGTATAACCATCACTTAGATACGACCTGCACCAAATATACTTGGTCCCTCTGAAGAGGGTCACGGCAATTTGCCAAAGCAGCAGCGTACTCCTTCATGTCCAGGTAAACTTTCCACATGTCTCGGCCTTCATCATTAACAGACACCTACATTATGTTCTCAAATTCAGCAGTATGGAAAAAATTACTGTCTGATGCAAAATGAACAAAATTCAGAAAATATTTAGGCAATAGAAGACGCAAACCTGAAATACAGAGTTTTGATCATATGCATAGAACAACCCAGCAGTGGCGTCACTACACAATCCAGTGACACCCCTTGAAACTGCTTCAGGTGTTTGCTCAAACTGAAGTTCCTCAATAGTTTGCTCACTTATTCTATTTACAACCTAAAAACAATTACACTCATAATGGAAGCTAAAAAGGGGGCAGGTGCAGCATTCAGCAGTATTCTGTGAATAATAAAAGAATAACATATCTAATGCTTTTAACCTAATGCTTAGCACCAGCAGCAGTTCATAACATGATACTCAACAGGGACAGAGAGATAACAGCACTgagaagaaaaaagttattcAGAGAATTAAAATGTGAATACCTTAACCCGATTCCCGATAAGAAGCAAGAAATGAAATTCTGAAACTGCCATAGAACTGGGTTTCACTGCTTCAGAACCCTCACTCAAAGTTGAATAGTTCAAAAGAGCCTTGTTCTCCACAAAATTTTCATCTCCATCAGGAGAACTGCAAAAGAGATAAATTAGGAGAAGGTTACATGCTAACAatcattaaatattaaatatatcaaGGAATGCTATTAACAAGTTTCACAATGTCAATCATAAAACTACTCAGTAGAAGACAGAATGATCAGAATCTAGACAGACAAAGCCATCAGAAAAGAAGGAAGAACAGAAGAATGTTATCTTTTACCTATGTTGTGCTCCAAAATTTAAACCACCATGATATATACCAGCACCAGAAAGCCATGCAAAATGTATTGCTCTTCTTTGCTTGATATAGAAATGCAGTTCACTGAAATATGACAAGGTGAAACCAGAAAGCTCAACAAGAATGAGAGGAAACAGTACAACAATTTTGCAAATCAAAGGTAACCGTTTATTTAATACAAGGAACAATGATtccaaaaaaagggaaaaaaataggAAATATTTTTATCccattttgaaaataattttagtaGTGTCAACATAAACACTTGCCTGTTGGGAATTTCACCAGGAAGTTCCATGAAATGCACCGTTTGTTCCGAGTAACTAGCAAAAACAGTCTAGAAACGCAGAATATTCAGGTTATGAGAATTGTAACAACAACAAATACGTTGTCACTGGAAGTGACAAATTCACTAGGCATGGAAGAAAACTTACTTCCAGTGATCCAATACCAGTAAAAGAATAGAGTCTTGTAGGAGTTACAGCCATTACATAGTATCTAGTCCCACTGAGAATGGTTGCCGTTTCCATCTGCACACAAAGAATGAGATCAAGATCATGATGCGTAGAGGCAAATTGGTATAACTGTCAGAGTCAATTTCCTATTAGAGAAGGTGATCAAAGATAACCTGCAAGCTCATGAAAGCCTCTGGAAGTTCcaataattcaaacaaaaacTTTACGTATTTCTCCTTCTTATCCTTCTCGTCGACTGCCATTTCATGAAGTTGGCCGTTGTCTGTACCAAGAATGACTTCCTTTGTTGAAGCTGAGATTTTTACGAACAAAATCACACACAATAGCTCAAATGAGTCAATATGCACAAACTTCCATTCAAATGCAATGGGGGAAAATAGTCAATGGACTGACCAATTACCTTCTGTAATCTGTTGTCTGTTCCAGGCAACAGCATTCACGACAAGACCTTTTAGCTTGGTTAAAAGACGGGGCTTGGTCCATTTTGCATGAGTATAGAACGTATCAGCACCCCCACTCCCAACAACAGTGGCAATGCAGTGGCTCCCTCCCGGATCAACAAAAACTCTATGGATGGATTGCTCGCCAGAACGACCGACCGAAAGATCAACATCTATAGCTCAAATAAACAACAACCATCAAGCATTGCTTGATCATACCATACACAAACTAGAAAGCAAACGAATCAAGTCAACCGAATTCAACAACGGGTTTCTTAGTAACCAAAGAAAATCATTGTTCTAATCAATCTCAATCAATCAAGTAAATTGCTCCTAATCATATCCTATCTAAGCTAATTACGCTAAACACTATCACTAAGCATATAAGCTCGGATCAAAATCCGAAATTTGACaggaattcaaaacttattctGCAAAAGAATCACTAATTCGAGACGAAAGTTCCAGAATTTCATGTCAATTACAAAAGATTGAATTCCAAATTCTCATCAAATGGCAAATTTGTGAATTGGTAAAGAATTGAAAGTGACAAACGAAAGGATTGGTTAAGAGTAACGTACCAAACGAATCGCCGACGCCGAAATCGTGTCGAATGATCCAACCTTTACTGGTTCCGAGCAAAATGACGTCGTTTCCGGCAGCCATACAGGTGATATTTCCGCGCCCCTTGGCCGCATATCGTTCCAGAAGATCCACCGTGAACACCTGCCTCCCTGAATCCATCTTCGAATCTAATTCCGGGATAATTTAGTCCGAAATCTTTATCCAGGTGTACAAACAGCCCCCCTAACGGCTCACTGGAAGAAGAAGCTGACGTTAGCACGAGTTTTGGAGTTGCAGAGGGGCTAGTGCCGCTGATCGGAACGGTCTAGCGTCTACCTGGATCCTCTGCCTTACTGGCCTAGTACCGGATTGTACAATGCTTTTAATCTGGACCGTCCATTACAATCCATGATGCATATCATGCCACGTccatatgtttttttatttttattatacaaaatttacattaaggagttttaacgaaaaactcacagtactgtttactttaaagaaaaactatatttttacactaaagagtagaaaaataaattatattaagggggtagaaaaataaattagtatcaAATGAATCGTCCACTGAACTTGAGACCACCAAATCAAAGTATAATGATTTCTATAGTGTTTTTATTATTAAGGGAAATGGGAAGTGTTCaaattattacaataaattATTTAGGAGTGAGGGGAGTTTCGAATACAAAATGAGTTTCAAAAGGCaacatagaaataaaaaatcttgTTGAATTCATGATTCTAAAAGATGTTAAACGCTAGTCGGAACCTAGGCAGACTAggtgaatttaagtaaatttattatatattgtataaataagtgtctgtttatacttaaaaaatactTAATCATTTTGGGATATATAAATTGAAGAACATAATgacatatattataaaatattagaacatattaaaaacaattagaataaaaatataattagtgTTCATTGCAAGTATTCGACAAGTCTCTTATAATttaggataaaaaaaataaatgcaaaattaaagttatcTATTTCTGCCTAGACGGGAATGTTTATACATTTTAATTTGTATTACGTATCGAACCTGAAATATTAAACCAACTATTAGTTTGATACCTTCATTATCTATATTGATCGAAGCACATTCGGAAAACAGTCATTCGTCATGCAAACCGATTTTGACATGAGCAGATGCCGGTGGGAATCCCTCTATCAAACCAATTTTATTTGGATTTGTCTGGGGAAATTCAGTGTCGGTACAAAGAATCATTTCTTGCTAGCTTCCTCCATGTTGAAGTAAAAACCTTACGACGCTAATCACACTGTGAGGGATCATAAGATTCAAAGGATAATTGGCTGCAACG encodes:
- the LOC137707556 gene encoding vacuolar sorting protein 18, with product MDSGRQVFTVDLLERYAAKGRGNITCMAAGNDVILLGTSKGWIIRHDFGVGDSFDVDLSVGRSGEQSIHRVFVDPGGSHCIATVVGSGGADTFYTHAKWTKPRLLTKLKGLVVNAVAWNRQQITEASTKEVILGTDNGQLHEMAVDEKDKKEKYVKFLFELLELPEAFMSLQMETATILSGTRYYVMAVTPTRLYSFTGIGSLETVFASYSEQTVHFMELPGEIPNSELHFYIKQRRAIHFAWLSGAGIYHGGLNFGAQHSSPDGDENFVENKALLNYSTLSEGSEAVKPSSMAVSEFHFLLLIGNRVKVVNRISEQTIEELQFEQTPEAVSRGVTGLCSDATAGLFYAYDQNSVFQVSVNDEGRDMWKVYLDMKEYAAALANCRDPLQRDQVYLVQAEAAFAAKDYLRASSFYAKINYILSFEEITLKFITVNEQDALRTFLLRKLDSLAVDDKCQVTMISTWATELYLDKINRLLLEDDTAVDNRTSEYHLIIKEFRAFLSDSKDVLDEATTMRLLESYGRVEELVFFASLKEQYEIVVHHYIQQGEAKKALEVLQKPTVPIDLQYKFAPDLIMLDAYEAVESWMTTNNLNPRKLIPAMMRYSSEPHARNETHEVIKYLEYCVHRLHNEDPGVHNLLLSLYAKQEDDSALLRFLQFKFGKGREIGPEFFYDPKYALRLCLKEKRMRACVHIYSMMSMHEEAVALALQVDPELAMAEADKVEDDEDLRKKLWLMVAKHVIEQEKGAKRENIRKAIAFLKETDGLLKIEDILPFFPDFALIDDFKEAICSSLEDYNNQIEELKQEMNDATHGADNIRNDISALAQRYAVIDRDEECGVCRRKILTVGREYQLARGYASVGQMAPFYVFPCGHAFHAECLIAHVTRSTNEAQAEYILDLQKQLTLLDGEARKDSNGSLTEETITSMAPVDKLRSQLDDAVASECPFCGDLMIREISLPFILPEEQQQNTSWEIKSHNLGHQRSLGLSL